From Cygnus olor isolate bCygOlo1 chromosome 7, bCygOlo1.pri.v2, whole genome shotgun sequence, a single genomic window includes:
- the TAF5 gene encoding transcription initiation factor TFIID subunit 5, translating into MAAVAEEPPEVAAVKPDPEAGTPPQPPAAAPPAAAATAPAAPPAPAAEGEAAGNGGDAAAAAKAAAPGPAASPAALDRQTLVAVLQFLRRSNLRESEEILRREARLLGDDLGAAALSPTGAGLLGAAGGEGDAGGSEALLNRVTAAAAISIGGSVATVASASPGVAAAAAVPPGKVGGGVVEDQPDVSAVLSAYNQQGDPTLYEEYYSGLKNFIECSLDCHRAELSQLFYPLFVHMYLELVYNQHESEAKSFFERFHGDQECYYQDDLRVLSSLTKKEHMKGNETMLDFRTSKFVLRISRDSYQLLKRHLQEKQNNQIWNIVQEHLYIDIFDGMPRSKQQIDAMVGSLAGEAKREANKAKVFFGLLKEPEFDVPLDDEDEEGENEEGKPKKKKPKKDSVGSKSKKQDPNAPPQNRIPLPELKDSDKLDKVMNVKEAARRVRLGPECLPSICFYTFLNAYQGLTAVDITDDSSMIVGGFADSTVRVWSVTPKKLRSVKAAADLSLIDKESDDVLERIMDEKTASELKILYGHSGPVYGTSFSPDRNYLLSCSEDGTVRLWSLQTFTCLVGYKGHNYPVWDTQFSPYGYYFVSGGHDRVARLWATDHYQPLRIFAGHLADVTCTRFHPNSNYIATGSADRTVRLWDVLNGNCVRIFTGHKGPIHSLAFSPNGRFLATGATDGRVLLWDIGHGLMVGELKGHTDTIYALRFSRDGEILASGSMDNTVRLWDAVKAFEDLETDDFTTATGHINLPENSQDLLLGTYMTKSTPVVHLHFTRRNLLLAAGAYSSQ; encoded by the exons ATGGCGGCGGTAGCTGAGGAGCCGCCGGAGGTGGCGGCGGTGAAGCCCGACCCTGAGGCGGGGAcgccgccgcagccccccgccgccgctcccccggccgccgccgccacaGCCCCCGCCGCTCCTCCGGCCCCGGCGGCTGAGGGGGAAGCGGCGGGGAACGGCGGGGATGCGGCGGCCGCCGCTAAGGCTGCGGCACCGGGCCCGGCCGCCTCCCCGGCGGCGCTGGACCGGCAGACGCTCGTGGCCGTGCTGCAGTTCCTGCGGCGGAGCAACCTCCGCGAGTCCGAGGAGATCCTCCGCCGGGAAGCACGCCTGCTCGGCGACGACCTGGGAGCCGCTGCCCTCAGCCCCACCGGAGCCGGGCTTTTGGGAGCAGCCGGCGGCGAGGGGGATGCCGGCGGCAGCGAGGCGCTGCTCAACCGGgtcaccgccgccgccgccatctcgATAGGAGGCAGCGTCGCCACCGTCGCCTCTGCCAGCCCCGGGGTAGCGGCAGCCGCCGCCGTGCCGCCGGGGAAAG TTGGAGGAGGTGTTGTGGAAGATCAGCCAGATGTGAGCGCAGTATTGTCTGCCTACAATCAGCAGGGGGACCCCACCCTGTATGAGGAATACTACAGTGGATTAAAAAACTTCATTGAGTGCTCGCTGGACTGTCATCGAGCTGAATTGTCTCAACTGTTTTATCCTCTCTTTGTGCACATGTACTTGGAGTTGGTCTACAATCAGCACGAGAGTGAGGCAAAGTCTTTCTTTGAAAG atttcATGGGGATCAGGAGTGTTATTACCAGGATGACCTCCGTGTATTATCTAGTTTAACCAAAAAAGAACATATGAAAGGTAACGAGACCATGCTGGATTTCCGAACGAGCAAGTTTGTGCTGCGTATTTCCCGGGACTCTTACCAACTCTTGAAGAGGCatctgcaggaaaagcagaacaatcAGATCTGGAACATTGTTCAGGAACATCTCTACATTGATATCTTTGATGGAATGCCTCGAAGTAAACAACAGATAGATGCCATGGTTGGAAGCTTGGCTGGGGAGGCAAAACGAGAGGCAAATAAAGCAAAG GTGTTCTTTGGCTTATTGAAAGAACCAGAGTTTGATGTGCCTTTggatgatgaagatgaagaaggagaaaatgaggaaggaaaaccaaagaagaaaaaacctaAAAAAGATAGTGTAGgatcaaaaagtaaaaaacaagaCCCTAATGCTCCTCCCCAAAACAG AATTCCTCTGCCTGAACTGAAAGACTCTGACAAACTGGATAAAGTAATGAATGTGAAGGAAGCTGCCAGACGTGTGCGTCTTGGCCCAGAGTGCCTGCCCTCCATCTGCTTCTACACATTCCTTAATGCTTACCAG GGTCTAACTGCAGTGGATATTACAGATGACTCTAGCATGATTGTAGGAGGCTTTGCTGACTCTACAGTAAGAGTGTGGTCTGTGACTCCGAAAAAGCTACGTAGTGTGAAAGCTGCAGCAG ACCTCAGTCTAATCGACAAAGAATCAGACGATGTCCTGGAGAGGATCATGGATGAGAAAACAGCCAGTGAGTTGAAGATTTTGTATGGTCACAGTGGACCTGTCTATGGCACCAGCTTCAGTCCTGATAG GAACTATCTGTTGTCCTGTTCTGAGGATGGCACAGTcagattgtggagtctccaaACATTCACATGTTTGGTGGGATATAAAGGACACAATTATCCAGTATGGGATACACAGTTCTCGCCTTACGGATATTACTTTGTGTCAGGGGGACATGACAGAGTGGCTCG ACTGTGGGCAACAGATCACTACCAGCCTTTACGGATATTTGCTGGCCATCTTGCTGATGTCACATGTACCCGATTTCATCCCAACTCTAACTATATTGCCACTGGCTCAGCAGACAGGACTGTACGGCTCTGGGATGTTCTAAATGGGAATTGTGTAAGAATATTCACTGGACATAAG GGACCAATTCATTCGTTGGCATTTTCTCCTAATGGACGATTCCTGGCTACCGGAGCAACAGATGGCAGAGTTCTGCTGTGGGATATTGGACATGGCTTGATGGTTGGAGAATTGAAAGGGCACACTGACACTATCTATGCGCTTCGATTCAGTAGAGATGGGGAAATCTTAGCATCAG gttcaaTGGATAACACAGTTCGGCTGTGGGATGCTGTGAAAGCATTTGAAGATTTAGAAACTGATGACTTTACTACAGCCACTGGACATATAAACTTGCCTGAAAACTCTCAGGACTTATTACTAGGTACATACATGACCAAATCAACCCCAGTTGTACACCTTCATTTTACCCGCAGAAACTTGCTACTAGCTGCAGGAGCCTACAGTTCACAGTAA